From the genome of Candidozyma auris chromosome 2, complete sequence, one region includes:
- the PIN4 gene encoding Pin4p, with the protein MDLRNLSGTPNQLDSVMQRRPSLSSLSSTSGYTSSSYAGGAAPTAGGQSSSNVAGVNPMQQGQSSESHTPQMASLKLSGDATGNRLYSGVSSNSSSTNLAAAASNMPTSQVASNVFPWVEQQKQQQSLGVNSLDNGKKSSSQKSASLPEPDASSPNIAPAVSTSANVSTSMEDDDDELIPTAIVIKNIPFAIKKEQLLDVMTKLNLPLPYAFNYHFDNGVFRGLAFANFTSTDETSMVVNQLNGREIGGRKLRVEYKKMLPAQERERIEREKREKRGQLEEQHRSTSNASLASLISAASTTAATKNLSVNGAQYNSQTERLLMQFPQANLNMPPPPVELNFNDPEVLELYSQLLTYRDDNSKLIFELAFPANISLPHRKILYLLCSYLNLLELYDNGLIIIRRKPGQQTIQQRQQQSASFNPHLHHQQSSSEAPVLTTPQHTAQSQQSSQAGQSVNGGGATPHHSTSMMNINQMPALLGGYSGNLQTPNPHAPELLRSQSQSALPLNRLRQSSSTPVQQQYTQYPSGAAPGLKNASGSQAANAKYQSFSGYGSGGAGQNQVSQLSTPSSSSAAALLRSSNNRSFVDVRSTPPLAAGGGPSQSDSPTPKHPSTHATHMYQGPGGAPNFFNQGAPISQPGTPLGNADLNNRFAPFGQRAHLNGSFSSLQPGSANSEEFSLGGEMSSKLNGLNLGSGYEQGKSGSSGIWGPKK; encoded by the coding sequence ATGGACTTGAGAAACCTATCTGGTACACCTAATCAACTAGATTCGGTTATGCAACGCAGACCCTCCCTTTCGTCGTTGTCTTCAACATCAGGCTACACTTCTTCTAGCTACGCTGGTGGCGCTGCTCCTACTGCTGGGGGCCAATCATCGTCAAATGTTGCTGGCGTGAATCCAATGCAGCAAGGCCAGTCTCTGGAAAGTCACACGCCTCAAATGGCGCTGCTCAAACTTAGTGGCGACGCTACAGGTAACAGATTGTACTCTGGCGTCCTGAGCAACTCGTCAAGCACAAATTTGGCCGCCGCTGCATCGAACATGCCCACTTCTCAAGTTGCTAGCAACGTGTTCCCTTGGGTCGAGCAACAGAAACAGCAACAGCTGTTGGGAGTGAACAGTTTGGACAACGGCAAGAAATCTTCTTCCCAAAAGCTGGCGTCTTTGCCCGAGCCAGACGCTTCGTCACCCAATATTGCCCCTGCGGTGAGCACCTCAGCAAATGTCTCGACCTCAATGgaagatgacgacgatgagTTGATCCCAACTGCTATTGTTATTAAGAACATTCCTTTTGCCATCAAAAAGGAGCAGTTGTTGGACGTGATGACGAAACTCAACTTGCCCTTGCCTTATGCATTCAACTACCATTTTGACAACGGTGTATTCCGTGGGTTGGCGTTCGCCAACTTTACTTCCACCGACGAAACATCGATGGTGGTAAACCAGTTGAATGGTCGCGAGATTGGTGGCAGAAAGTTGCGTGTCGAatacaagaagatgttgcCTGCgcaagaaagagagagaatcGAGAGGGAAAAGAGGGAAAAGAGGGGCCAGTTGGAAGAGCAGCATCGCTCAACATCCAACGCATCGTTGGCATCACTCATCAGCGCTGCCTCAACCACTGCTGCAACCAAAAACCTTAGCGTGAACGGTGCTCAATACAACTCCCAGACAGAGCGTTTGTTGATGCAATTCCCACAGGCAAACTTGAACATGCCTCCACCTCCAGTTGAGCTTAACTTCAACGACCCAGAAGTTCTTGAGTTGTATTCTCAGTTGCTCACATACAGAGATGACAATTCGAAGCTCATTTTCGAGTTGGCCTTCCCTGCCAACATCTCATTGCCTCACCGCAAGATTCTCTATCTTTTGTGCTCCTACTTGAACTTATTGGAGCTTTACGACAATGGATTGATTATTATTCGCAGAAAGCCAGGCCAGCAGACTATTCAGCAACGCCAACAGCAGAGCGCCAGCTTCAACCCtcaccttcaccatcaGCAGTCACTGAGCGAAGCTCCAGTCTTGACAACACCTCAACACACTGCACAGTCACAGCAACTGCTGCAAGCTGGACAGCTGGTCAATGGTGGAGGTGCGACCCCTCATCATTCTACCTCGATGATGAATATCAATCAAATGCCTGCGTTGCTTGGGGGATATTCGGGTAATTTACAAACACCAAACCCACATGCACCTGAATTGTTGAGATCGCAGTCCCAATCTGCTTTGCCGTTAAACAGACTTAGACAGCTGAGCTCTACACCTGTTCAGCAACAGTACACTCAATACCCAAGTGGAGCAGCGCCCGGCCTTAAGAATGCATCGGGATCGCAAGCTGCCAATGCCAAGTACCAATCATTCTCCGGTTACGGCAGTGGTGGGGCCGGGCAGAACCAGGTGTCTCAACTCAGTACGCCTAGTTCCAGCAGCGCCGCTGCATTGTTGAGATCTTCGAACAACAGATCATTTGTGGATGTGAGAAGCACCCCTCCATTGGCAGCAGGAGGCGGCCCATCTCAATCGGACTCTCCTACACCCAAGCACCCTTCTACCCATGCGACTCACATGTACCAGGGCCCAGGCGGAGCGCCTAATTTTTTCAATCAGGGTGCCCCAATCAGCCAGCCTGGCACCCCATTGGGCAATGCAGACTTGAATAACCGGTTTGCGCCTTTTGGACAGCGCGCACATCTCAACGGTAGCTTCAGCTCGTTGCAACCTGGGTCAGCCAACAGCGAGGAGTTCTCGTTGGGCGGCGAAATGTCGAGCAAGTTGAACGGGTTGAACTTGGGCAGCGGGTACGAGCAAGGCAAAAGCGGCAGCAGTGGAATCTGGGGCCCCAAGAAGTAG
- a CDS encoding Arf family guanine nucleotide exchange factor SBH2, giving the protein MSSSAVAPGGLRSAAKRKNAASKKNKEAKEQPLSTRAAGAGGSSATMLKLFTDEAQGLRVDPLVVLFLAVGFIFSVIILHVFAKVSGKFFS; this is encoded by the exons ATG TCTTCCTCTGCAGTGGCCCCAGGCGGCTTGAGAAGTGCTGCTAAAAGAAAGAATGCtgcctccaagaagaacaaggaaGCTAAAGAACAGCCCTTGTCCACGAGAGCCGCTGGCGCTGGTGGTTCTTCGGCCACCATGTTGAAGCTTTTCACAGATGAGGCTCAGGGTTTGAGAGTAGATCCATTGgttgttcttttcttggCTGTCGGTTTTATCTTCTCCGTCATTATCTTGCACGTTTTCGCCAAAGTCTCCGGCAAGTTCTTTTCTTAA
- the PRS gene encoding putative proline--tRNA ligase — translation MIPSATLRHLVRSVPKLYNVPNDLLKPQALTQVPTYELLGKLGFVTYPKPGLVHWLVPGTLIRRKLESLIREEMEKTGAEELSLSALSHATLWEKTGRWGGHELFKLKDSTGSEYCLAPTCEEEITQLVKQGVRSYKDMPLLYYQINTKFRDEKRPRSGLLRGREFLMKDAYSFDLTEKDAFSTYNKMTDAYTSIFQKLRVPFVKAEADSGDIGGSLSHEWHYIHPAGEDTLFACTECGNTSNVEKTLSFPQEEEQHDDVKVKYYTTNDENTLVCAYYPGSRQIVPSFLSEEIPDIDLSGRLREDQVLDLFKDEDTLINKKIVRIMDSRLNSRSNFPDFPINFINRSLITTLTDIPIVEAVEGELCHKCEEGSLEAKKAIEVGHTFFLGEKYSKALECIVEVPEDGGIKKQNVLMGCYGIGLSRIIAALAEINRDSQGLRWPTSLAPWEVTVINMSESDEFIPAFNGLDWRVDSRSKVGLGRKIKDSHMMGIPLVAVVGKKWPLLEIEERGARSASASTRQLHSKKTFEWEIIGDLDSDNTVKHIVHSGHAAAVMRAILSDM, via the coding sequence ATGATCCCACTGGCTACGCTTCGACACCTTGTCAGAAGCGTACCGAAACTATATAACGTGCCTAatgacttgttgaagccacAAGCGCTCACTCAGGTCCCCACCTACGAGCTCTTGGGAAAGCTAGGTTTTGTCACATATCCTAAGCCGGGGCTTGTGCATTGGCTAGTGCCCGGAACGTTGATTCGAAGGAAGCTAGAGTCGCTAATTCGAGAAGAAATGGAGAAAACCGGCGCAGAAGAATTGTCTCTTTCGGCACTATCGCATGCTACCTTGTGGGAGAAGACGGGAAGATGGGGAGGACATGAGCtattcaagttgaaggacTCCACAGGATCAGAATACTGCTTGGCGCCAACGTGCGAGGAGGAGATCACACAATTGGTGAAACAGGGCGTGAGGTCGTATAAGGACATGCCGTTGTTGTACTACCAAATCAATACGAAGTTCAGAGATGAAAAGAGACCTCGGTCGGGACTTCTAAGAGGAAGAGAGTTCCTCATGAAAGATGCCTATTCGTTTGATCTTACCGAGAAAGACGCTTTTTCTACTTATAACAAGATGACGGATGCGTACACTAGCATATTTCAGAAGCTAAGAGTGCCGTTTGTTAAAGCTGAAGCCGACTCGGGTGATATTGGCGGCTCCTTGTCTCACGAATGGCATTATATTCATCCGGCCGGAGAAGATACGTTATTTGCGTGCACCGAATGTGGCAACACTTCGAATGTGGAGAAAacgctttcttttcctcaagaagaggagCAGCATGATGATGTGAAGGTGAAATACTACACTACTAACGATGAGAACACTCTTGTATGCGCATATTACCCTGGATCCCGCCAAATAGTTCCTCTGTTCTTGTCCGAGGAGATACCTGACATTGACCTATCCGGCCGTCTTCGGGAAGACCAGGTTCTTGACTTGTTCAAAGACGAAGACACCcttatcaacaaaaaaattgttcGAATCATGGACTCGAGACTTAATTCGCGTCTGAACTTCCCTGACTTTCCTATAAATTTCATCAATCGCTCCTTGATCACTACTCTTACCGATATACCTATCGTTGAAGCGGTAGAGGGTGAATTGTGCCATAAGTGCGAGGAGGGTTCTTTggaggccaagaaggcaaTAGAGGTTGGCCACACGTTCTTTTTAGGCGAAAAATACTCAAAGGCTTTAGAGTGTATAGTTGAAGTGCCCGAAGACGGTGGAATTAAGAAACAGAACGTGCTTATGGGATGTTACGGCATTGGTTTATCTAGAATCATAGCAGCATTGGCCGAGATCAATCGCGACTCTCAAGGGTTGCGCTGGCCCACTTCACTTGCACCGTGGGAGGTGACGGTGATCAACATGAGTGAGTCTGATGAATTCATCCCAGCATTCAATGGGTTGGACTGGAGAGTCGATCTGAGAAGTAAAGTCGGCTTAGGCCGCAAGATCAAAGACTCTCACATGATGGGGATCCCGCTAGTCGCTGTGGTTGGCAAAAAATGGCCATTGTTAGAGATAGAGGAACGTGGTGCGAGACTGGCTCTGGCATCGACTAGACAACTTCACTCCAAGAAAACTTTCGAGTGGGAAATCATTGGAGACCTAGACTCAGACAATACGGTGAAACACATAGTGCACAGCGGCCACGCAGCCGCCGTCATGAGAGCTATCCTCTCAGACATGTAA
- the CSP37 gene encoding Csp37p: MSKKLVAGLVVVGGGLWYYDQNVHPIFSNEDKFKQKVSNAKHQAQPSDDTTKELRKLDSKARDFGSQLKSTANKSTEEIRHKTDNAIDSVKDSDLYKKWSKKLDSYTDDVQRAAEEVENKPLGPRLAAKYIDFVNRLGQTEEEKLKELASSNPSRQREIRAELDRSKQTWGEWWSGKKNKLDDKAEQARRDAEQTKDSWFSWGQEKKDELDSKAQSTKKDLQKEKDSWLNWGQDKKDEAAKNAKDARKDLEKQKDSWLSWGQDKKDEAKKNLDQQGNEWSNTFEAGKQRALDEYYRAKKNLEDLTKSASEKANNAKNEVNPDDRYLTKAKDDFQSALGNLSKYGSDLVDQADRAIRGNK; the protein is encoded by the coding sequence ATGTCCAAGAAACTTGTTGCCGGTTTGGTTGTCGTGGGCGGTGGTCTCTGGTACTACGACCAGAACGTCCAcccaatcttctccaacgaGGACAAATTTAAGCAGAAAGTGTCCAATGCTAAGCACCAGGCGCAACCTTCTGACGATACCACCAAGGAGCTCCGCAAGCTAGACTCCAAGGCAAGGGACTTCGGGTCGCAGTTGAAGTCCACCGCCAACAAGTCGACCGAGGAGATTCGTCACAAGACAGACAATGCCATTGATTCCGTTAAGGACTCggacttgtacaagaagtggctgaagaagttggactCGTACACTGACGATGTGCAGCGTGCTGCGGAGGAAGTCGAGAACAAGCCGCTTGGCCCCagattggctgcaaaatacattgactttgtcaacCGTTTGGGCCAGaccgaggaggagaagttgaaggagttggcgTCTTCCAACCCTAGTAGACAGAGAGAGATTCGTGCTGAGTTGGACAGATCCAAGCAGACGTGGGGCGAGTGGTGGTCgggcaagaagaacaagctCGACGACAAGGCCGAGCAGGCGAGAAGAGACGCTGAGCAGACAAAGGACTCGTGGTTCTCCTGGGGccaggagaagaaggatgagCTTGACCTGAAGGCTCAGAGCACCAAGAAGGATTTgcagaaggagaaggatTCGTGGTTGAACTGGGGCCAGGATAAGAAGGACGAGGCTGCTAAGAACGCCAAGGATGCCCGcaaggacttggagaagcagaaggaCTCGTGGCTCAGCTGGGGCCaggacaagaaggatgaggccaagaagaacctCGACCAGCAGGGAAACGAGTGGTCCAACACCTTTGAGGCTGGCAAGCAGAGAGCTTTGGACGAGTACTACCGTGCTaagaagaacttggaaGACTTGACCAAGCTGGCGAGTGAGAAGGCCAATAACGCCAAGAACGAGGTGAACCCTGACGATCGCTACTTGACCAAAGCCAAGGATGACTTCCAGAGTGCCTTGGgcaacttgagcaagtaCGGCAGCGACTTGGTTGACCAGGCCGACAGAGCCATCCGCGGCAACAAATAA